The genomic window GGCCACCAGCGCCGCGCCCGTCACGAACGTCGCCTGCGCGAGCGACACCATCGCGCCGAGCCCCGTCACCACTGTGAACGAGACGAACACCAGGGCTATCGCCAGGCCCTGCGCGAGGATCCCGCTCCAGAACGGGGTCGTCACGGTGTAGAAGGCCACCGCCAGCAGCGCGGCGGCAGCCGCCCACCCGCCCCATCTGCGCCCCCACGGCCGCCCGGCGAGATAGTCGACGGGCGGCGCGTCCGCCGCGGCCGTCCCGGCCGTCCGGCGCCGGCGGTCCATCACCAGTAGCCCCGCGAAGAGGATGAGGAACGGCACGGCGGTCCGGAAGCCGGTGATGCCTTCCGCGAAGGAGGCGTATCCCGCGACCAGGTTCTGCAGCACCCCCAGGGCGAGCCCGCCCGCGAACGCCAGCGGCACCGACGCGAAGCGCCCGAGCACGGCGGCCGTCGCCGAGACGAAGAGGAAGAGGGTGTAGTCGTGGGCCGACAGGCCCAGCAGCGGTGTGGCCAGGACGCCCGCGAGCCCGGCGAGTCCGGACGACAGCATCCACGCCACCGACGACAGCCGGTCCGCGCTGATCCCGCGCAGCTCCACGAGGTCGCGGTTGTCGACGGCCGCCCGCAGCCGCAGGCCGAGCCGGGTGTGCCGCATCAGCACCCACAGTCCGGCCGCCGCAACCGCCGTCGCCAGCCAGGTGATCAGCTGGTCCGAGTCGACGCCGACGCCGTCGAGCGGCTGCCAGGACACCGCCGGGCTCGGCCCGACCCCCGGCAGCCCGTACTGGTTCTCCGCCGGCAGCACCGGCGCGCCCGCGTCCGCCAGCAGCTCCACCGTCCACAGCCCCGCCGCGGGCAGCGCGACGAGCAGCCCGATCGTCGCGACGATCTGCGCGGTCTCACCGACCTGCGCGAGACGCCGGAACATCAGCCGGTCGAGCCCCCACCCGATCCCGGGCGCCACGACGAACACCAGCAGCAGCGCCGTCGGCACGGCCGGCCAGCCGAAGCCCGAGTGCAGCTCGTAGAAGGCGAGCGCGCAGAGATAGGCGGTCGCGCCGTGCGCGAAGTTGAAGAGCCCGGACGCCGAGTACGACAGCACGAGCCCGGTCGCCAGCAGCGCGTACAGCGCGCCGGAGACCAGTCCGCTCAGCACGAAGCCCAGCAGGTCACCCACGGCTCACACCCCCGGGCCCAGGTCGTGTCGTCGAAGTCCCGTCTGCCCGGTGACGCCTGGCACGCTCGCTCGCGGCGTTGTCGTCGGTCGTTGGTACTCCGCATGGACTCCCTCCTCCGCCTTGCGATCGCACGCACCGGACGCCGCCGGGCCCGCCCTTCGGGGTGACGACGCTGCTTTGAGCACTCCCTAGCCGAAGGGGATCGGCGGGTAGCAGCGGAACGGCGAGGCCACCTCGTACCGCCCGTTCCTGAGCCGGACGAGCGCCCCGCAGCCGAAGCTCTCCTTCTGTCCCTTGGGCTCGGCCCGGTCCCCGACCAGCGTCCCGGTGTCGGAGAAGGAGGCCGCGGCCTGCTGGAAGGACTCGACGGTCAGCTCCTTGCCCGCCTTCCGCGCGATCGCGAGGAAGAGGTCGGCGGACATGTAGCCCGTCATCATGTGCATGTTGAGGGGCACGTCCTTGCCGCCCGCCGCCTTGGCGATGTCCTCCTTGAACTGCCGCATCGCGGGGCTCCGGGACTCGAACGGCTCGAACTGGAGCAGCACGTGCGCCCCGTCCAGCGCCTGGCGTGTCGCGTCCTTGGTCAGCAGCCCCGGGTCGTAGTCCGTCGGATCGGAGATCACGCCCCTGAAGCCGGCCCGCTTGAGCGCCGTGAACAGCCCGATGTTGTACGGGGTCTGCATCACCGACACGACCGCGTCGGGCGCCTTGCCGCCGTTGGACCGCAGGATCTCCTTGGTGTACGCGGACCAGTCGTTCGGCACCGAGGCCGCGGGCACGACGGCCTTCGCGTACGCCACCCGGAAGCCGGCCGCCGTGAAGCCCTGCCGGAACGTGCGGATCCCGAAGGTGCCCGCGTCGTTGTCCGTGGCGATCAGCGCGACCGACTTGCCCCGCGCCCCGCCCAGGACCGCCTTGAGCCCCTCCGGCCAGGTCTGGTTGAGCGTGCCGCCGGGCATCGGCACGAGGCAGCCGTTGAAGCCGTAGATGTGCTTCGGCCCGCAGAAGGACGGCAGCGTGCCCCAGCCGAAGGTCGGTACCCTCTGCTGCTCCAGGAAGTCGGCGCCGGAGAAGGTCACCGAACTCATCGGCGCGACGGCGAAGACCTTGTCCCGCTGGACCAGTTTGCGGGCTGCGGCGAGATTCCTGGCCGGATCCTGGCCGTCGTCCTCGGCACCCAGGTAGTCGATGCGGCGGCCGTTGACCCCGCCCTCGGCGTTGGCGCGGTCGTAGCGGGCCCGCGCGCCGAGGTCGGTGTCCTTCTTGGAGTAGCCGCTGGCGGTGGTCATGGAGACGATGCCGCCGACCTTGATGGCATCGGCGGTCACCCCGCGGGTCGTGCTCCCGCCCTTGCCGGCCGATTCCCCCGGCGTGGCGGCGGAGTTGCAGGCGGTGGCGAGCAGCAGCGCCGCGGCGGCTGCGGCGATGGCGCGGATCGGTCGCAACACGGTCGGTCCCTCCGTCGAGTGCCCAGATTCTGGGCTCGACCTGATGGACCGTCAATAACTGATGCATCATCAGTTGCCGGGTGGCGACCCGCCGCGTCAGCGGTAGAGCGCGTCGACCTCCGCCGCGTACGCCGTCTCGATCGCCTTGCGCTTCAGCTTCAGCGACGGCGTCAGCAGCCCGTGCTCCTCGCTGAAGGGATGCGCCAGTATCCGGAAGGTGCGGATGGACTCGGCCTGAGACACCAGCGTGTTGGCCGCCACCACCGCCCGCCGGATCTCCATCTCCAGATCCGGGTCCCGCACCAGCTCCGCCGGCGCCATCGGCGCCTTGTCGCGCATCGCCAGCCAGTGGTCAACCGCCTCCTGGTCCACCGTGACCAGCGCCGCGATGTAGGGCCGGTCGTTGCCGACCGCGATGCACTGCGCCACCAGCGGATGCGCCCGCACCCGCTCCTCCAGGCCG from Streptomyces sp. FIT100 includes these protein-coding regions:
- a CDS encoding ABC transporter substrate-binding protein → MLRPIRAIAAAAAALLLATACNSAATPGESAGKGGSTTRGVTADAIKVGGIVSMTTASGYSKKDTDLGARARYDRANAEGGVNGRRIDYLGAEDDGQDPARNLAAARKLVQRDKVFAVAPMSSVTFSGADFLEQQRVPTFGWGTLPSFCGPKHIYGFNGCLVPMPGGTLNQTWPEGLKAVLGGARGKSVALIATDNDAGTFGIRTFRQGFTAAGFRVAYAKAVVPAASVPNDWSAYTKEILRSNGGKAPDAVVSVMQTPYNIGLFTALKRAGFRGVISDPTDYDPGLLTKDATRQALDGAHVLLQFEPFESRSPAMRQFKEDIAKAAGGKDVPLNMHMMTGYMSADLFLAIARKAGKELTVESFQQAAASFSDTGTLVGDRAEPKGQKESFGCGALVRLRNGRYEVASPFRCYPPIPFG